The DNA segment CGGGAGGAGGAACGCAAGTGTCGAGGAGAAGAACCCATCGGATGCTTGGCATTTTGACTGCCTTGTGCCTATGCGTCTCCCTCGCGCAGGCGGAGGAAAAATCGTCCCTTCTCCCGATCGTCTCCGGCAGTGACGGCAGCAGGGTCTGGGTGGAGGTCTCTTACACCGGGAACAGGGCGAAAGCCGTACCGATCATGGAGATCCCCGAGAAGACCATCCGTCAGATGGCAACCGTAGGGGAAACGGGAACCCGTTTGCTCGCACCTCCCGCCGTGGACGACGGGATTTCGCGCCCGGAGGGAACCGACGTCGGGAAATTCCTCGAGCGGCACAAGTCCCTGGCGGTCCGGGAAGGCCCCGAGGGGGTTTCGCTCGGCAATGCGTTCGATCTCGTGGGGAACATCCGGGAAGCGGTAAGAAACAACCGGGGCAACCGGGAGAAGCTGGAAGCGATCGCAGACACCCTGAAGCGCGCGTCCGCCGCGAGGGAGCCCCTCGCCGGGACGAGCGGACCCGGGATTCGATCGGCCATCAACCTCGCCGCGGAATCCGGCATCTCCCCAACCGGCCGGGTCCGTCCCCGTATCGAGATCCCCTGACCCTTTCGTCCGGCCCCTGCCTTCCGTTCTCCACTTCGAAAATATCGGCACCGCATCCGTGCCTGCCCGATGCCACCAGGGGGCGCGGCGGGCGGTTCCATCATGCCCCGTACTTCTCTTCGAATTCCTCGTCGGACATCGTCAAGTACAGGATCCCCTCGATCAGACCGGCCACGGCGGGGATGAGCGTCCAGCAGAAGACCGCGTACAGGATTCCCCACCCGGTCTGGCCAAGGAAGAACCGATGGACCCCGAAGCTCCCGAGGAGGATGGCGAATATCGCGGCGGCGGTTCTCCGGCTGAGTTTGCCCGGGCGCCTGAACGATGGCTGCCGCACGCCGCACCGGGGGCAGATCTCCGCCCGGGCGTCGATGGGGGCGCCGCAATGGACGCAATATTTCCCTTTTTCCAAGGCACGTTCCCTGTGGCCCGCCGTGCGGAGCCGGCCTGCGCGGACGCTTCCGCGCTATGACCGATA comes from the Candidatus Deferrimicrobiaceae bacterium genome and includes:
- a CDS encoding NINE protein yields the protein MEKGKYCVHCGAPIDARAEICPRCGVRQPSFRRPGKLSRRTAAAIFAILLGSFGVHRFFLGQTGWGILYAVFCWTLIPAVAGLIEGILYLTMSDEEFEEKYGA